A region of Malaclemys terrapin pileata isolate rMalTer1 chromosome 5, rMalTer1.hap1, whole genome shotgun sequence DNA encodes the following proteins:
- the LOC128838433 gene encoding general transcription factor IIE subunit 1-like produces the protein MGDQDVITEVPAALKRLAKYMVRGFYGVEYSLVLDVLIRYPCVKEDDLLLLLKYERKQLRTVLNTLKADKFVKLRMRVETGPNGKSTRHNYYYINYKVLVDVVKYKLDHVRRKIEADERDSTTRSSFKCPSCFSTYTDLEVNQLFDIFTETFRCTYCNAEVEEDASALPKRDARTLLAKFNEQIEPIFALLRETEEVVLPHDLLEPQPTEIPELSESFEQKVCSSILDSSSHPEKWANKNSSVSNMYVQNLVIDVQDSEPKMKGKEKVTKEHPIWMSQSTVQGASSYATDSNTEMSKETDDYVKEVVTDNEVIRTLLIHESKSSSGTGHPPPLARNKLHESESDTSESEEEAKHAKPVVVKAAGSDLEQEEQETLDPTVMVAGQAHLYSEVSDNPELVSLMTDEEREVYIKVGQEMFQSVFE, from the exons ATGGGAGATCAAGATGTTATTACGGAAGTCCCAGCAGCACTGAAACGGTTGGCCAAATACATGGTGCGTGGCTTCTATGGGGTAGAGTACTCACTGGTCCTTGATGTATTGATCCGATACCCCTGTGTGAAGGAGGATGACTTGCTGCTACTGCTCAAGTATGAACGCAAACAGTTGCGCACTGTCCTCAACACACTCAAGGCAGATAAATTTGTCAAGCTGCGCATGCGGGTTGAAACAGGGCCCAATGGGAAGAGTACAAGGCATAATTACTACTACATCAACTACAAGGTGCTGGTGGATGTGGTTAAGTACAAACTGGATCATGTGCGCCGGAAGATAGAAGCAGATGAGCGGGATTCAACTACCAGGTCCTCCTTCAAGTGTCCGTCTTGCTTTAGCACTTACACAGACCTGGAAGTAAATCAGCTGTTTGACATATTCACAG AGACTTTCCGCTGCACCTACTGCAATGCTGAAGTTGAGGAGGATGCCTCTGCACTTCCCAAACGAGATGCTCGAACCTTGCTAGCAAAATTTAACGAACAGATCGAACCCATCTTTGCACTGCTGCGGGAAACTGAAGAGGTTGTTCTACCACATGATTTGCTTGAGCCTCAGCCAACGGAAATTCCAGAGCTATCAGAAAG CTTTGAACAGAAGGTATGTTCAAGCATCCTGGACTCCAGTAGCCATCCTGAGAAATGGGCCAACAAGAATTCATCTGTCAGTAATATGTATGTTCAAAACTTGGTCATTGATGTCCAAGATTCTGAACCAAAGatgaaagggaaggaaaaagtgACTAAAGAACATCCTATATGGATGTCACAAAGTACTGTACAAGGAGCATCTTCATATGCAACTGACTCCAATACTG AAATGTCCAAAGAAACCGATGACTATGTTAAGGAAGTTGTTACTGATAATGAAGTAATAAGGACTCTTCTCATCCATGAATCTAAGTCTTCCTCTGGCACAGGACATCCCCCTCCTCTTGCCAGAAACAAACTGCATGAGTCAGAAAGTGACACCAGTGAATCAGAGGAGGAGGCCAAACATGCAAAACCTGTGGTAGTTAAAGCAGCAGGGAGTGACTTGGAACAAGAGGAACAGGAAACACTGGATCCTACAGTAATGGTTGCTGGACAGGCCCACTTGTACAGTGAAGTTAGTGACAATCCAGAGCTAGTGTCACTTATGACAGACGAAGAGAGAGAAGTTTACATCAAGGTGGGACAAGAAATGTTCCAGTCTGTCtttgagtga